The Dreissena polymorpha isolate Duluth1 chromosome 10, UMN_Dpol_1.0, whole genome shotgun sequence genome includes a region encoding these proteins:
- the LOC127849287 gene encoding uncharacterized protein LOC127849287 — MESKPKKIIKHRGLYSPTALHNAYLKVKDSGLPVRTVAKQYGVPHTTLWDRVKGVIDPECLKPGPAPLFSQEEEVKLVDHVKTMAALGYGYTISEVVASATNYAVFLGKRPNDKPLSVKWFKGFQQRWPELRVVRPRVLSNYRAEATSEANVHEYFNNLMSVVEKHDLHNKPECVYNIDEKGIQTEHTPPFIISGTLKAPAVTSSRSCVTTIIGCGNALGTQLPPFFVFKGKRLNADLLQGSTQGSSGCMSDSGWSNSAVFLHYMDTHFLRYVQRVDKSQPILVLLDGHKSHINVPVLDWAKKNNIILFILPAHTSHVLQPLDVGCFGPLQKIYNSMCHRFIRENPSTKITRYNVAPLGSAAYVAALSVENLRSAFKKSGVFPADESAVSKEHFTTSLPYVAEPSVPEINKNMHERNPDVFFYEAEVIINKKKEFNNGKKKNNILEFTSGKEITDPVIEQKLRERAETTNEQKNKQQTEQSNKHSKLMPTKETVSQTRNKQLKKNNQQNNTLTQSLDPPI, encoded by the exons ATGGAG tctAAACCTAAGAAGATAATTAAACACAGAGGTCTTTACTCACCAACAGCTCTTCACAATGCATACCTTAAAGTAAAAGACAGTGGCTTGCCAGTAAGAACTGTTGCAAAACAGTATGGTGTTCCTCATACTACACTATGGGACCGTGTGAAAGGGGTTATTGACCCTGAATGCCTCAAACCCGGACCAGCTCCACTCTTCTCTCAGGAAGAAGAGGTCAAACTAGTTGACCATGTCAAGACAATGGCTGCCCTTGGGTATGGTTATACTATCAGTGAAGTTGTAGCAAGTGCTACAAACTATGCAGTGTTCCTTGGTAAAAGGCCAAATGATAAACCTttgtctgtgaaatggtttaaggGTTTCCAGCAGCGATGGCCTGAGTTGCGAGTTGTTCGTCCGAGGGTACTGTCCAACTACAGAGCTGAAGCCACATCAGAGGCCAATGTTCATGAATATTTCAACAATTTGATGAgcgttgttgaaaaacatgacctccACAACAAACCTGAGTGTGTCTATAACATTGACGAAAAAGGTATCCAAACAGAGCATACCCCACCATTCATAATAAGTGGCACATTGAAGGCACCAGCAGTTACTTCGTCAAGGTCCTGCGTTACAACAATAATTGGATGTGGCAACGCATTAGGCACACAGCTTCCaccattctttgttttcaaagggAAACGCCTGAATGCAGATCTGTTACAAGGGTCTACACAAGGGTCATCAGGGTGTATGTCTGACAGTGGCTGGTCAAATTCAGCTGTGTTTTTACACTACATGGACACCCATTTCCTCAGATATGTGCAAAGAGTGGACAAGTCACAGCCTATCCTTGTTCTGCTTGATGGCCATAAAAGCCACATAAATGTTCCAGTGCTGGATTGGGCAAAGAAGAATAACATTATTCTATTCATCTTACCGGCCCACACAAGCCATGTCCTTCAACCCCTTGATGTGGGTTGTTTTGGACCCCTTCAAAAAATCTACAACTCCATGTGTCACAGATTTATCAGAGAAAATCCCTCTACAAAAATAACAAGGTACAATGTTGCTCCTCTTGGATCTGCTGCATACGTAGCAGCATTGTCTGTGGAAAATCTTCGATCTGCCTTCAAGAAATCAGGTGTTTTTCCTGCTGACGAGTCAGCTGTTAGCAAGGAGCATTTTACCACTTCGCTACCATATGTTGCTGAACCATCTGTTcctgaaatcaacaaaaacatgcatgaaagAAATCCTGATGTTTTCTTCTATGAAGCAGAAGTTATCATTAACAAAAAGAAAGAATTCAACAATGGAAAGAAAAAGAATAACATTCTTGAATTTACATCTGGCAAAGAAATAACAGATCCGGTAATTGAACAGAAACTAAGGGAAAGAGCTGAAACAACAAATGAACAGAAAAACAAGCAACAAACTGAACAATCCAACAAACATTCAAAGCTTATGCCCACAAAAGAAACAGTTTCACAAACAAGGAACaaacaactgaaaaaaaacaatcaacaaaacaacacactTACCCAGAGCCTGGACCCTCCCATCTGA